The proteins below come from a single Pedobacter aquae genomic window:
- a CDS encoding c-type cytochrome: MNKTSILGLAFLAITAITVMSSCKDKSKPGLEYAPNMYDAIAYNPDQKNPNFADGKTAQVPPSGTNPVGYARFNYPDTREGYDASSVGIVNPLAVTQKNLEEGKQLYVAMCGPCHGTQGKGNGSIVELGKYPAPPSYSTGVSSRGGAMKDLTDGKIYHTIQYGINLMGSYASQLSPEERWQVVMYVRELQKIQ, encoded by the coding sequence ATGAATAAGACCAGTATATTAGGTTTGGCTTTCTTAGCCATTACCGCTATAACCGTGATGAGCTCTTGTAAAGATAAGAGTAAACCAGGTTTAGAGTATGCTCCGAATATGTATGACGCAATAGCTTACAATCCGGATCAGAAAAACCCAAATTTTGCAGATGGTAAAACCGCACAGGTACCACCAAGTGGTACAAACCCTGTAGGCTATGCTCGTTTCAACTATCCAGATACAAGAGAAGGTTATGATGCTTCAAGTGTTGGCATCGTAAATCCACTTGCTGTAACTCAGAAAAATCTGGAAGAAGGAAAGCAATTATACGTTGCTATGTGTGGTCCTTGTCATGGTACTCAAGGTAAAGGAAATGGTTCTATTGTAGAATTAGGTAAATATCCTGCACCTCCATCATATTCAACTGGTGTTTCATCAAGAGGTGGCGCTATGAAAGATTTAACCGATGGCAAAATTTACCACACTATACAGTATGGTATAAACCTAATGGGATCTTACGCTTCTCAACTTTCTCCTGAAGAAAGATGGCAAGTAGTAATGTATGTTCGTGAATTACAAAAAATACAATAA
- a CDS encoding DUF3341 domain-containing protein, whose protein sequence is MSNIKYILGHFEDPDDMMHGIDKLKENNISIYDAYTPMPIHGIEDKLGVKRSRLPIVAFICGITGTFTGFSMIYYMMVHDWPMNVGGKPAFAFPDFIPIMFELTVLFCAYGMGIAFFFRTHLFPGRAPRVMDLRATDDRFIIAVDANENADHDKINSLLKDAGAVEIKHNERRYVSYE, encoded by the coding sequence ATGAGCAATATCAAGTATATTTTAGGACATTTTGAAGATCCGGATGACATGATGCATGGGATCGACAAGCTAAAAGAAAATAATATTAGCATTTATGATGCTTATACACCAATGCCTATACATGGTATAGAAGACAAACTTGGTGTTAAAAGAAGCAGATTACCAATCGTAGCATTTATTTGCGGTATCACTGGAACTTTTACAGGTTTCTCTATGATTTATTATATGATGGTACATGACTGGCCTATGAATGTTGGTGGTAAACCAGCGTTTGCTTTCCCAGATTTTATTCCAATCATGTTTGAGTTAACCGTATTGTTTTGTGCTTACGGAATGGGTATAGCTTTCTTCTTTAGAACACACTTGTTCCCAGGAAGAGCGCCAAGAGTAATGGATTTAAGAGCAACAGACGATCGTTTTATCATTGCAGTTGATGCTAATGAAAATGCTGATCATGATAAAATTAATTCTCTTTTAAAAGATGCTGGTGCTGTAGAAATTAAGCACAATGAAAGGAGATATGTAAGTTATGAATAA
- a CDS encoding cytochrome c oxidase subunit II yields the protein MNLKKYFNLKSLFTALALGSLSLGQVMAQATEEAAKNEGLGKTVSYYILLFLLACVFIGIIGKVLQVYELTRKIQGKKSGIAWDKFNGVMFAATLVLGLYGSYWSYTVHGNLILPESASEHGVAIDSMFNVTLIITTFVFVVTHIILFLFAYKYKHSQKRTAYYYPHNNTLEKYWTIIPAIALTVLVLMGFFIWRGITNIPKDQMASAIQIDVTAHQFAWDVRYAGKDNVNGRKNYKLIGSLNGLNNLGLDLSDKRNNDDLKVTEIVLPVNKSVRFTIGSQDVLHSFYMPHFRVQMNAVPGMPTFFQFTPKVTTAEMQEKTNNPEFNYQLYCAKICGGSHYNMKFLVRVVSEKEYQEWLKEQKPIVTEEMKKEYQLALSKQNSVNNQIALNN from the coding sequence ATGAACTTGAAAAAGTATTTTAATTTAAAAAGCTTGTTTACAGCACTAGCCCTAGGAAGTTTATCCCTAGGACAGGTTATGGCTCAGGCTACAGAAGAAGCGGCTAAGAATGAAGGTTTAGGTAAGACTGTTTCTTACTACATTCTATTATTCTTACTAGCATGTGTGTTTATTGGTATTATTGGTAAGGTTTTACAGGTTTATGAATTAACTCGTAAAATTCAAGGTAAGAAAAGTGGTATCGCTTGGGATAAGTTTAACGGCGTTATGTTTGCTGCAACTTTAGTTCTTGGTTTATATGGTTCTTACTGGTCTTATACGGTACATGGTAATTTAATCTTGCCAGAATCTGCATCAGAACATGGAGTAGCTATTGATAGTATGTTTAATGTTACGCTTATCATTACAACATTTGTGTTTGTGGTAACACATATTATCTTATTCTTATTTGCTTACAAGTACAAACATAGTCAAAAACGTACTGCTTACTATTACCCTCATAATAATACTTTAGAGAAATACTGGACGATTATTCCTGCTATTGCTTTAACAGTTTTAGTTTTAATGGGATTCTTCATCTGGAGAGGTATTACCAATATCCCTAAAGACCAAATGGCTAGCGCAATACAAATTGATGTAACTGCTCACCAATTTGCTTGGGATGTTAGATACGCTGGAAAAGATAACGTCAACGGTAGAAAAAATTATAAACTTATTGGAAGTTTAAATGGTCTAAACAATTTAGGTCTAGATTTGTCTGATAAGAGAAATAATGACGACTTAAAAGTGACCGAGATAGTACTTCCAGTTAATAAATCAGTAAGATTTACCATTGGTTCTCAAGACGTATTACACAGTTTTTATATGCCTCACTTCAGAGTTCAGATGAATGCTGTTCCAGGAATGCCAACTTTCTTCCAGTTCACTCCTAAAGTTACGACTGCAGAAATGCAAGAGAAAACTAACAATCCTGAATTCAATTATCAGTTGTACTGCGCTAAAATTTGTGGAGGTTCTCATTACAACATGAAGTTTTTGGTAAGAGTTGTTTCTGAAAAAGAGTATCAAGAGTGGTTGAAAGAGCAAAAACCAATTGTTACCGAGGAAATGAAGAAAGAGTATCAGTTAGCTTTAAGCAAACAAAACTCTGTTAATAATCAAATTGCGTTAAATAACTAA
- the nrfD gene encoding NrfD/PsrC family molybdoenzyme membrane anchor subunit: protein MASHNESILREPLITGKDITYARITNEVLWPVENKPNKAWWIGFIVSALGALLWVGAVSYTFYYGIGTWGLNKTVGWAWDITGFVWWVGIGHAGTLISAVLLLFRQNWRNSINRSAEAMTIFAVICAATYVVSHMGRPWLAYWPLPLPNQFGSLWVNFNSPLVWDVFAISTYFSVSLLFWYTGLLPDIATIRDRATGLKRRIYSVLSFGWTGSVKTWQRFEAVSLILAGVSTPLVLSVHTIVSMDFATSVIPGWHTTIFPPYFVAGAIFSGFAMVQTLLLIARKVLGLENYITMFHIESMNKIIVLTGSIVGVAYLTELFIAWYSGVEYEQYAFLNRISGPYWWAYWCMMTCNVITPQLFWFKKIRTSIPISWVLSIIVNIGMWFERFVIIVTSLHRDYIPSSWAMFYPTWVDISIFVGSIGLFFTLFLLFIRVLPSVAMAEVKLLVKTSSEQSKKKLLESGVIKPEEAEYYKESLTKFDSVDQADYAKI, encoded by the coding sequence ATGGCATCTCATAACGAATCAATATTAAGAGAACCGTTAATTACAGGAAAGGACATTACGTATGCAAGAATTACGAATGAAGTTCTTTGGCCTGTAGAAAATAAACCTAATAAAGCCTGGTGGATAGGCTTTATAGTATCAGCTTTAGGCGCTTTACTATGGGTAGGGGCTGTAAGTTATACTTTCTATTACGGAATTGGAACTTGGGGATTAAACAAGACCGTTGGTTGGGCTTGGGATATCACTGGTTTCGTTTGGTGGGTAGGTATTGGTCACGCTGGAACACTTATTTCGGCAGTACTTTTACTATTCCGTCAAAACTGGCGTAACTCCATCAACCGTTCTGCGGAAGCGATGACAATTTTCGCCGTAATATGTGCTGCTACTTATGTAGTATCTCACATGGGACGTCCTTGGTTAGCCTACTGGCCTTTACCATTGCCAAACCAATTCGGCTCATTATGGGTGAACTTTAACTCACCATTAGTTTGGGACGTTTTTGCAATCTCTACTTATTTCTCGGTTTCTCTTTTGTTCTGGTATACAGGTCTTTTACCTGATATCGCAACCATCAGAGACAGAGCAACAGGTTTGAAAAGAAGAATTTATTCTGTACTTTCTTTCGGTTGGACAGGTTCAGTAAAAACATGGCAACGTTTTGAGGCAGTGTCTCTAATTCTTGCAGGTGTTTCAACTCCACTTGTATTATCAGTACACACCATTGTATCTATGGACTTTGCTACTTCGGTAATTCCTGGATGGCATACAACCATTTTCCCTCCTTATTTCGTTGCAGGAGCTATTTTCTCTGGTTTTGCTATGGTACAAACCTTATTGTTAATTGCTCGTAAAGTATTAGGTCTTGAAAATTACATCACCATGTTCCATATAGAATCAATGAATAAAATCATTGTATTAACGGGTTCTATAGTAGGTGTTGCTTATTTAACAGAATTATTTATCGCTTGGTATTCGGGTGTAGAGTATGAGCAATATGCATTCTTAAATAGGATTTCTGGTCCTTATTGGTGGGCTTACTGGTGTATGATGACTTGTAACGTAATCACTCCTCAGTTATTCTGGTTTAAAAAGATTAGAACAAGTATTCCTATTTCTTGGGTATTATCTATCATTGTTAATATCGGTATGTGGTTTGAGCGTTTTGTAATTATCGTTACCTCACTACACAGAGATTACATTCCATCAAGTTGGGCTATGTTTTATCCTACTTGGGTAGATATTTCCATATTTGTTGGCTCTATTGGTTTGTTCTTTACCTTATTCCTATTATTCATCAGAGTATTACCATCAGTTGCTATGGCAGAGGTAAAATTATTGGTGAAAACTTCTTCAGAGCAAAGCAAGAAGAAACTATTAGAATCTGGAGTTATTAAACCAGAGGAAGCTGAGTATTACAAAGAGTCTTTAACCAAGTTTGATAGTGTAGATCAGGCAGATTACGCAAAAATTTAA